From a single Kitasatospora sp. NBC_00458 genomic region:
- the serA gene encoding phosphoglycerate dehydrogenase, with translation MKTGVVLIAEELSPATVDALGPDFEIRHCNGADRTELLTAIADVDAILIRSATKVDAEALAAARKLKVVARAGVGLDNVDVSAATKAGVMVVNAPTSNIVTAAELACGLLISVARNIAPANAALKQGEWKRNKYTGVELSEKVLGVVGLGRIGVLVAQRMSAFGMKIVAYDPYIQAARAAQMGVKLVSLEELLEVSDFITVHLPKTPETIGLIGDEALHKVKPSVRIVNAARGGIVDEEALASALRDGRVAGAGLDVYAKEPCTDSPLFAFDNVVATPHLGASTDEAQEKAGIAVARSVRLALAGELVPDAVNVQGGVIAEDVRPGLPLAEKLGRIFTALAGEVAVRLDVEVRGEITQHDVKVLELSALKGVFEDVVAETVSYVNAPLFAQERGVEVRLTTSSESPEHRNVITVRGTLANGEEIAISGTLSGPKQTQKIVGVDAFDVDVALTDHMAFFKYEDRPGVVGVLGRHLGDAGVNIAGMQVARDGAGALASITVDSQIPQDVLTAIAGEIGARFARSVDLGA, from the coding sequence GTGAAAACCGGCGTCGTACTGATCGCCGAGGAGCTGTCGCCCGCCACCGTCGACGCCCTCGGTCCCGACTTCGAGATCCGCCACTGCAACGGTGCGGACCGCACCGAGCTGCTGACCGCGATCGCGGACGTCGACGCCATCCTGATCCGCTCGGCCACCAAGGTGGACGCCGAGGCGCTGGCCGCCGCCCGCAAGCTGAAGGTCGTCGCCCGGGCCGGCGTCGGCCTGGACAACGTCGACGTCTCCGCCGCCACCAAGGCCGGCGTCATGGTCGTCAACGCGCCGACCTCGAACATCGTCACCGCCGCCGAGCTCGCCTGCGGCCTGCTGATCTCCGTCGCCCGCAACATCGCGCCGGCCAACGCCGCGCTCAAGCAGGGCGAGTGGAAGCGCAACAAGTACACCGGCGTCGAGCTGAGCGAGAAGGTCCTCGGCGTCGTCGGCCTCGGCCGGATCGGTGTGCTGGTCGCCCAGCGGATGTCCGCGTTCGGCATGAAGATCGTCGCGTACGACCCCTACATCCAGGCCGCCCGGGCCGCGCAGATGGGCGTCAAGCTGGTCTCCCTGGAGGAGCTGCTGGAGGTCTCGGACTTCATCACCGTCCACCTCCCGAAGACCCCGGAGACCATCGGCCTGATCGGCGACGAGGCCCTGCACAAGGTCAAGCCGAGCGTCCGGATCGTCAACGCCGCCCGCGGCGGCATCGTCGACGAGGAGGCGCTCGCCTCCGCGCTGCGCGACGGCCGGGTGGCCGGCGCCGGCCTCGACGTGTACGCCAAGGAGCCGTGCACCGACTCGCCGCTGTTCGCCTTCGACAACGTGGTGGCCACCCCGCACCTGGGCGCCTCCACCGACGAGGCGCAGGAGAAGGCCGGCATCGCCGTCGCCAGGTCGGTCCGGCTGGCGCTGGCCGGCGAGCTGGTGCCGGACGCGGTCAACGTCCAGGGCGGCGTGATCGCCGAGGACGTCCGCCCGGGCCTGCCGCTCGCCGAGAAGCTCGGCCGGATCTTCACCGCGCTGGCCGGCGAGGTGGCCGTCCGGCTCGACGTCGAGGTCCGCGGCGAGATCACCCAGCACGACGTGAAGGTGCTCGAACTCTCCGCGCTCAAGGGCGTGTTCGAGGACGTCGTGGCGGAGACGGTGTCCTACGTCAACGCCCCGCTGTTCGCGCAGGAGCGCGGTGTCGAGGTGCGCCTGACCACCTCCAGCGAGAGCCCCGAGCACCGCAACGTGATCACCGTGCGCGGCACCCTGGCGAACGGCGAGGAGATCGCCATCTCCGGCACGCTGTCCGGCCCGAAGCAGACCCAGAAGATCGTCGGCGTCGACGCCTTCGACGTGGACGTGGCGCTCACCGACCACATGGCCTTCTTCAAGTACGAGGACCGCCCGGGCGTGGTCGGCGTCCTCGGCCGCCACCTCGGCGACGCCGGCGTCAACATCGCCGGCATGCAGGTGGCCCGTGACGGCGCCGGCGCGCTGGCCTCCATCACCGTGGACAGCCAGATCCCGCAGGACGTCCTGACCGCCATCGCCGGCGAGATCGGTGCCCGCTTCGCCCGCTCGGTCGACCTGGGCGCCTGA
- a CDS encoding helix-turn-helix transcriptional regulator, which translates to MQQISVSPVFVGRDPELTALTDALRRAGSGQPQAVLIGGEAGVGKTRLLEEFLRRACHEGVLTTVGGCLEVGAEGLPYAPLATALRRLHRSLGAELEAAAAGMEGHLARLLPDFGEADGEPNDEYGRARLFEHTARLFERLGTDRTLVLAIEDLHWSDRSTRELFAYLVRTLHRARVLLVATYRSDDLHRRHPLRPFLAELERLRTVQRMELERFGPGEVAAQLAGILGTAAPDRQLVDRIHRRSEGNPFFVEELATALREGCAAGLTDSLRDILLVRVEALDEQTQRVLRIAAEGGSYVEHALLAAVLDDEEELIASLREAVGANILRPDTDGDGYRFRHALVREAVSDDLLPGERHRINRRFATALEAAPHLVGSDARPARLANYWYHAHDPARALPTALDAARAARRRNAFAEQLRMLERALELWDEVSEEVLAGTLRPYDWAETYPPCSCDADAHDESCDRLNMIDVLAEAVVAARRSGDRERGLSLAKRALKLVDEAEHPARAAWFRINRARMLGHLRRSGDEEEIAYAHRLVEHLPASAVQAEVFALGAGSGMLSNPRPELAELAERAVRIAREVGAHAVEQHALMTLSGLRNDLDSDPDAAVAELTAAVEATRRIGAPDVLLRGINNLSSMQRGLGRAEEAVALAREGLESARGNGLQRNIGTILTGNLVEALMDLGRVDEAERVLAECDLIGSTGTHAEFLDRMRGELALLRGDLPGAAAMLAQARAANRIGQLQHSVPIARLALRIAVEAGRPLDARAELLAALDEDLRCGYLADLYPLLTDGAAAEADSRGLPEADPGRAAVLARIKAVAAGLVPTVPLHRGWARLLEGELARAEGADGAAHWAAAVEALRPTGLPYPLALALLRAGEAEVLAGRREAAVELLREARELAAARADAGLGAGIGALAERAGLALTVRPPGPARTVPAGDSFGLTPRERDVLRLLARGCTNRQIAEELYISPKTASVHVSNILGKLAVTGRGEAAALAHRLRLFPEELVPAGR; encoded by the coding sequence ATGCAGCAGATATCGGTGAGTCCCGTCTTCGTCGGCCGCGATCCGGAACTCACCGCCCTGACGGACGCGCTGCGGCGGGCCGGCTCCGGACAGCCGCAGGCCGTGCTGATCGGCGGCGAGGCGGGCGTCGGCAAGACCCGGCTGCTGGAGGAGTTCCTGCGCCGGGCCTGTCACGAGGGCGTGCTGACCACCGTCGGCGGCTGCCTGGAGGTCGGTGCCGAGGGCCTGCCGTACGCGCCGCTGGCCACCGCGCTGCGCCGGCTGCACCGCAGCCTGGGCGCCGAGCTGGAGGCCGCCGCCGCCGGCATGGAGGGACACCTCGCCCGGCTGCTGCCCGACTTCGGCGAGGCCGACGGCGAACCCAACGACGAGTACGGCCGGGCCCGGCTGTTCGAGCACACCGCGAGGCTGTTCGAGCGGCTCGGCACGGACCGTACCCTCGTGCTCGCCATCGAGGACCTGCACTGGTCCGACCGGTCCACCCGGGAGCTGTTCGCCTACCTGGTCCGTACCCTGCACCGGGCCCGCGTGCTGCTGGTCGCCACCTACCGCAGCGACGACCTGCACCGCCGCCACCCGCTGCGGCCCTTCCTGGCCGAGCTGGAGCGGCTGCGCACCGTGCAGCGGATGGAGCTGGAGCGGTTCGGGCCGGGCGAGGTGGCCGCGCAGCTGGCCGGCATCCTCGGCACCGCCGCGCCCGACCGGCAGCTGGTCGACCGGATCCACCGCCGCTCCGAGGGCAACCCGTTCTTCGTCGAGGAGCTGGCCACCGCACTCCGGGAGGGCTGCGCGGCCGGGCTCACCGACTCCCTGCGGGACATCCTGCTGGTCCGGGTGGAGGCGCTGGACGAGCAGACCCAGCGGGTGCTGCGGATCGCCGCCGAGGGCGGCTCCTACGTCGAGCACGCCCTGCTCGCCGCCGTCCTGGACGACGAGGAGGAGCTGATCGCCTCGCTCCGCGAGGCGGTGGGCGCCAACATCCTCCGCCCGGACACCGACGGCGACGGCTACCGGTTCCGCCACGCGCTGGTCCGCGAGGCCGTCTCGGACGACCTGCTGCCCGGCGAACGACACCGGATCAACCGCCGGTTCGCCACCGCCCTGGAGGCCGCGCCGCACCTGGTCGGCAGCGACGCCCGACCGGCCCGGCTCGCCAACTACTGGTACCACGCGCACGATCCGGCCCGGGCCCTGCCCACCGCCCTGGACGCCGCCCGGGCCGCCCGGCGGCGCAACGCCTTCGCCGAGCAGCTGCGCATGCTGGAGCGGGCCCTGGAGCTCTGGGACGAGGTCTCCGAGGAGGTGCTCGCCGGCACCCTGCGCCCGTACGACTGGGCCGAGACCTACCCGCCCTGCTCCTGCGACGCCGACGCCCACGACGAGAGCTGCGACCGGCTGAACATGATCGACGTGCTCGCCGAGGCGGTGGTCGCGGCCCGCCGCAGCGGCGACCGCGAGCGCGGCCTGAGCCTGGCCAAGCGGGCCCTGAAGCTGGTCGACGAGGCCGAGCACCCGGCCCGCGCCGCCTGGTTCCGGATCAACCGGGCCCGGATGCTCGGCCACCTGCGCCGCTCCGGCGACGAGGAGGAGATCGCGTACGCGCACCGGCTGGTCGAGCACCTGCCGGCGTCCGCCGTCCAGGCCGAGGTGTTCGCGCTCGGCGCCGGCAGCGGGATGCTCTCCAACCCCCGGCCCGAGCTGGCCGAACTCGCCGAGCGGGCGGTCCGGATCGCCCGCGAGGTGGGGGCGCACGCCGTCGAGCAGCACGCCCTGATGACGCTCAGCGGGCTGCGCAACGACCTCGACTCCGATCCGGACGCCGCGGTCGCCGAGCTGACCGCCGCGGTGGAGGCGACCCGGCGGATCGGCGCGCCGGACGTCCTGCTGCGCGGCATCAACAACCTGTCCTCCATGCAGCGCGGCCTCGGCCGGGCCGAGGAGGCGGTGGCGCTCGCCCGCGAGGGGCTGGAGTCGGCGCGCGGCAACGGGCTGCAGCGCAACATCGGCACCATCCTGACCGGCAACCTCGTCGAGGCGCTGATGGACCTCGGGCGGGTCGACGAGGCCGAGCGGGTGCTCGCCGAGTGCGACCTGATCGGCTCGACCGGCACCCACGCCGAGTTCCTGGACCGGATGCGCGGCGAACTCGCGCTGCTCCGCGGCGACCTGCCCGGCGCCGCGGCCATGCTGGCGCAGGCCCGGGCGGCCAACCGGATCGGCCAGCTCCAGCACTCCGTCCCGATCGCGCGGCTGGCGCTGCGGATCGCCGTCGAGGCCGGACGCCCGCTGGACGCCCGCGCCGAGCTGCTCGCCGCCCTGGACGAGGACCTCCGGTGCGGCTACCTGGCCGACCTCTACCCGCTGCTGACCGACGGCGCCGCGGCCGAGGCGGACAGCCGGGGCCTGCCGGAGGCCGACCCGGGCCGGGCCGCGGTGCTGGCCCGGATCAAGGCCGTCGCCGCCGGGCTGGTCCCGACCGTGCCGCTGCACCGCGGCTGGGCCCGGCTGCTGGAGGGCGAACTGGCCCGGGCCGAGGGGGCGGACGGCGCCGCGCACTGGGCCGCGGCGGTCGAGGCGCTGCGTCCGACCGGCCTGCCGTACCCGCTGGCGCTCGCGCTGCTGCGGGCCGGCGAGGCCGAGGTGCTGGCCGGACGCCGCGAGGCCGCCGTCGAACTGCTGCGCGAGGCACGGGAACTGGCGGCCGCCCGGGCCGACGCCGGGCTCGGTGCGGGGATCGGCGCACTGGCCGAGCGGGCCGGTCTGGCGCTCACCGTGCGCCCTCCCGGCCCGGCCCGGACGGTCCCGGCCGGGGACTCCTTCGGCCTCACCCCCCGTGAGCGGGACGTGCTCCGGTTGCTCGCCCGGGGGTGCACCAACCGGCAGATCGCCGAGGAGTTGTACATCTCGCCGAAGACCGCGAGCGTGCACGTCTCCAACATCCTCGGCAAGCTCGCGGTGACCGGCCGCGGCGAAGCGGCCGCGCTGGCCCACCGGTTGAGGCTCTTCCCGGAGGAGCTGGTCCCGGCCGGGCGCTGA
- the ilvC gene encoding ketol-acid reductoisomerase: MAELFYEDDADLSIIQGRKVAVIGYGSQGHAHALSLRDSGADVRVGLKPESKSRQKAEEAGLRVVTPAEAAAEADVIMILVPDPIQADVYEADIAPHLKAGDALFFGHGLNIRFGFIKPPADVDVCMVAPKGPGHLVRRQYEEGRGVPAIVAVEQDATGGAFALALSYAKGLGATKAGVIKTTFTEETETDLFGEQAVLCGGTAALVKAGFETLVEAGYQPEIAYFECLHELKLIVDLMYEGGLEKMRWSVSETAEWGDYVTGPRIITDATKAEMKKVLTEIQDGTFANTWIAEYKAGLPKYNEYKKADEDHLLESTGKKLRKLMSWVKEEA; this comes from the coding sequence GTGGCCGAGCTGTTCTACGAAGACGACGCCGACCTGTCCATCATCCAGGGCCGCAAGGTCGCGGTCATCGGCTACGGCAGCCAGGGCCACGCCCACGCGCTGTCCCTGCGCGACTCGGGCGCGGACGTCCGGGTCGGCCTGAAGCCGGAGTCCAAGTCCCGCCAGAAGGCCGAGGAGGCCGGGCTGCGCGTGGTCACCCCCGCCGAGGCGGCGGCCGAGGCCGACGTCATCATGATCCTCGTCCCGGACCCGATCCAGGCCGACGTGTACGAGGCGGACATCGCTCCGCACCTGAAGGCCGGCGACGCCCTGTTCTTCGGCCACGGCCTGAACATCCGCTTCGGCTTCATCAAGCCGCCGGCCGACGTCGACGTCTGCATGGTCGCCCCGAAGGGCCCGGGCCACCTGGTCCGCCGCCAGTACGAGGAGGGCCGCGGCGTCCCGGCGATCGTCGCCGTCGAGCAGGACGCCACCGGCGGCGCGTTCGCCCTGGCGCTGTCCTACGCCAAGGGCCTGGGCGCCACCAAGGCCGGCGTCATCAAGACCACCTTCACCGAGGAGACCGAGACCGACCTGTTCGGTGAGCAGGCCGTCCTCTGCGGTGGCACCGCCGCCCTGGTGAAGGCCGGGTTCGAGACCCTGGTCGAGGCCGGCTACCAGCCGGAGATCGCGTACTTCGAGTGCCTGCACGAGCTGAAGCTCATCGTCGACCTGATGTACGAGGGCGGCCTGGAGAAGATGCGCTGGTCGGTCTCCGAGACCGCCGAGTGGGGCGACTACGTCACCGGCCCCCGCATCATCACCGACGCCACCAAGGCCGAGATGAAGAAGGTCCTCACCGAGATCCAGGACGGCACCTTCGCCAACACCTGGATCGCCGAGTACAAGGCCGGCCTGCCCAAGTACAACGAGTACAAGAAGGCCGACGAGGACCACCTGCTGGAGTCCACCGGCAAGAAGCTCCGCAAGCTGATGAGCTGGGTGAAGGAAGAGGCCTGA
- the ilvN gene encoding acetolactate synthase small subunit: MSKHTLSVLVENKPGVLARIAALFSRRGFNIDSLAVGPTEHPDVSRMTIVVNVEDLPLEQVTKQLNKLVNVIKIVELDQAAAIQRELVLVKVRADNETRSQIVEIVQLFRAKTVDVSPDAVTIEATGSSDKLEAMLRMLEPYGVKELVQSGLVAIGRGARSITDRSLRALDRSA, encoded by the coding sequence ATGTCCAAGCACACCCTCTCCGTCCTGGTCGAGAACAAGCCCGGCGTGCTCGCCCGCATCGCCGCCCTGTTCTCCCGTCGGGGCTTCAACATCGACTCCCTCGCCGTCGGCCCCACCGAGCACCCGGACGTCTCCCGGATGACCATCGTGGTCAACGTCGAGGACCTCCCGCTGGAGCAGGTCACCAAGCAGCTCAACAAGCTCGTCAACGTGATAAAGATCGTCGAACTCGACCAGGCCGCTGCGATCCAGCGGGAACTGGTCCTGGTGAAGGTCCGCGCCGACAACGAGACCCGGTCGCAGATCGTCGAGATCGTCCAGCTGTTCCGCGCCAAGACGGTCGACGTGTCCCCGGACGCGGTGACCATCGAGGCCACCGGGAGTTCGGACAAGCTGGAGGCCATGCTCCGGATGCTGGAGCCCTACGGCGTCAAGGAGCTGGTCCAGTCCGGTCTGGTCGCCATCGGGCGCGGCGCCCGTTCGATCACGGACCGCTCGCTGCGCGCCCTCGACCGCAGCGCGTAA
- a CDS encoding putative bifunctional diguanylate cyclase/phosphodiesterase: MLYSRNLPGIALGLLCLAYTLGAALGWGSRQVALFMGDFGLAAAALAAALSCLAYGCTVGGHARPAWLLFGLSSLMVAFGNGTWGWYELVERTPLPQNSLAEYAFLLFAPLAITGVLVLAQRPRTAAGWLCLLLDGWLVAGSLFTLSWSLALGRTAAGEVGSPIRLALNLAYPVLDILLVSLVVGLRFGGRDGNRAAVHTAMVGLAVTVLCDALFTSPELRSSYHSGELLDAGWFAGSLLLAWAPWSPRWRRPLREHPALGGLPRRRVATTFSALTPYAAAAVCTAGILYNALGGRSLDRVVASAACTVGLALILRQGIMLLDNLSLAQELAHKEAHFRSLVQGSSDVIMIAGANGVLSYVSPAALGVYGRDPEELVGGNLLDLIHPEDVDRVLLEVRRFLARGRLAAHRAGGGAEPAAARVECRIGSGDGEWLHVESTVDRYRDGLILNSRDVTERVILQAQLQHNAFHDPLTDLPNRALFTQRLRAALATRSQQDEAGAGVAVLFLDLDGFKAVNDTAGHQVGDELLVQAARRLQGAVRCGDTVARFGGDEFAALVCGPLGRLQVQELAERLRTALSEPYWIGGVELSVAASIGIAFGTPERGPAADPRAATDELMRNADLAMYRAKSEGKGRVVLYTPAMRADLERRTELDERLRAAVREGGFTLLHQPVVDLASGVVTAVEAQARWRSAQGLLLTPAEFLRSTEPGDAATRFSRWLIHEAVAAAALRRGLPLRGRPAPPPVPVSIRLSAERLCAPGLYEAVVGALRDSGLPGGQLVIEVARMGPDALADELGRRLGALRVLGVSTALAGFGAGHGSLGALARLPFDGLKLDRTLVQGLGESPLSRTLAGHALRLGRDLGLVTAAEGVDLPRQVAVLQELGCRQGQGSAFAPPLDETRLRRALARRAYPLPRPLGPLSARRAYLAADARTSGRGEAGPGRVVPHHGASDLPEHRAVAGPGAGPHGETVIPPA; encoded by the coding sequence GTGCTCTACAGCCGCAACCTGCCCGGGATCGCCCTCGGCCTGCTCTGCCTCGCCTACACCCTGGGCGCGGCCCTCGGCTGGGGATCACGCCAGGTCGCCCTCTTCATGGGCGACTTCGGCCTGGCCGCGGCGGCCCTCGCCGCCGCGCTCTCCTGCCTCGCGTACGGGTGCACGGTCGGCGGCCACGCCCGCCCGGCCTGGCTGCTGTTCGGCCTCTCCTCGCTCATGGTCGCCTTCGGCAACGGCACCTGGGGCTGGTACGAGCTGGTCGAACGGACCCCGCTGCCGCAGAACTCCCTCGCCGAGTACGCCTTCCTGCTGTTCGCCCCGCTCGCCATCACCGGCGTCCTGGTGCTCGCCCAGCGCCCCCGCACCGCCGCCGGCTGGCTCTGCCTGCTGCTGGACGGCTGGCTGGTGGCCGGCTCGCTGTTCACCCTCAGCTGGAGCCTCGCGCTCGGCCGCACCGCCGCCGGCGAGGTCGGCTCACCGATCCGGCTGGCCCTCAACCTGGCCTACCCCGTCCTGGACATCCTGCTGGTCTCCCTGGTGGTCGGGCTGCGCTTCGGCGGCCGGGACGGCAACCGGGCGGCCGTCCACACCGCCATGGTCGGCCTCGCCGTCACGGTGCTCTGCGACGCCCTGTTCACCTCGCCCGAGCTGCGCAGCAGCTACCACTCCGGCGAACTGCTGGACGCCGGCTGGTTCGCCGGGAGCCTGCTGCTCGCCTGGGCGCCGTGGTCCCCGCGCTGGCGCCGCCCGCTGCGCGAGCACCCGGCCCTCGGCGGCCTGCCCCGGCGCCGGGTCGCCACCACCTTCAGCGCGCTCACGCCGTACGCGGCGGCGGCCGTCTGCACCGCCGGCATCCTCTACAACGCCCTCGGCGGGCGGTCGCTGGACCGGGTGGTGGCCTCGGCCGCCTGCACCGTCGGCCTGGCGCTGATCCTGCGGCAGGGCATCATGCTGCTCGACAACCTCTCGCTGGCCCAGGAGCTCGCCCACAAGGAGGCGCACTTCCGCTCCCTGGTGCAGGGCTCCAGCGACGTCATCATGATCGCCGGCGCCAACGGGGTGCTGTCCTACGTCTCCCCGGCCGCGCTCGGCGTGTACGGGCGCGACCCCGAGGAACTGGTCGGCGGCAACCTGCTCGACCTGATCCACCCCGAGGACGTCGACCGGGTGCTGCTGGAGGTCCGCCGCTTCCTGGCCCGCGGCCGGCTCGCCGCCCACCGCGCGGGCGGCGGCGCCGAACCGGCCGCCGCCCGGGTGGAGTGCCGGATCGGCTCCGGCGACGGCGAGTGGCTGCACGTCGAGTCGACCGTCGACCGGTACCGCGACGGCCTCATCCTGAACAGCCGGGACGTCACCGAACGCGTGATACTCCAGGCCCAGTTGCAGCACAACGCCTTCCACGACCCGCTCACCGACCTGCCCAACCGGGCGCTGTTCACCCAGCGGCTGCGCGCCGCCCTGGCCACCCGCAGCCAGCAGGACGAGGCGGGCGCCGGCGTGGCCGTGCTCTTCCTCGACCTGGACGGCTTCAAGGCCGTCAACGACACCGCCGGCCACCAGGTCGGCGACGAACTGCTCGTCCAGGCCGCCCGCCGGCTGCAGGGCGCCGTGCGCTGCGGCGACACCGTCGCCCGCTTCGGCGGCGACGAGTTCGCCGCGCTGGTCTGCGGCCCGCTCGGCCGCCTCCAGGTGCAGGAACTCGCCGAACGGCTGCGGACCGCGCTCTCCGAGCCCTACTGGATCGGCGGCGTCGAACTCAGCGTCGCCGCCAGCATCGGCATCGCCTTCGGCACCCCCGAACGGGGCCCGGCCGCCGACCCGCGCGCCGCCACCGACGAGCTGATGCGCAACGCCGACCTCGCGATGTACCGGGCGAAGTCCGAGGGCAAGGGCCGGGTGGTGCTCTACACCCCGGCCATGCGGGCCGACCTGGAACGCCGCACCGAACTGGACGAGCGGCTCCGGGCGGCCGTCCGGGAGGGCGGCTTCACCCTGCTCCACCAGCCGGTGGTGGACCTCGCCAGCGGCGTGGTCACCGCCGTCGAGGCCCAGGCCCGCTGGCGCTCCGCGCAGGGGCTGCTGCTGACCCCCGCCGAGTTCCTGCGCTCCACCGAGCCGGGCGACGCCGCCACCCGGTTCTCCCGCTGGCTGATCCACGAGGCGGTCGCCGCCGCCGCGCTGCGCCGCGGCCTGCCGCTCCGCGGCCGCCCGGCGCCGCCGCCCGTCCCGGTCTCGATCCGGCTCTCCGCCGAGCGGCTCTGCGCGCCCGGCCTGTACGAGGCGGTGGTCGGGGCGCTGCGGGACAGCGGGCTGCCCGGCGGCCAACTGGTCATCGAAGTGGCCCGGATGGGGCCGGACGCGCTGGCCGACGAGCTCGGCCGCAGACTCGGCGCCCTGCGGGTGCTGGGCGTCTCCACCGCGCTGGCCGGCTTCGGCGCCGGGCACGGCTCGCTCGGCGCGCTGGCCCGGCTGCCGTTCGACGGCCTCAAGCTGGACCGCACGCTCGTCCAGGGCCTGGGGGAGTCCCCGCTCAGCCGGACCCTCGCCGGGCACGCGCTGCGGCTCGGCCGCGACCTCGGTCTGGTCACGGCGGCCGAGGGCGTCGACCTGCCCCGCCAGGTGGCCGTGCTGCAGGAACTCGGCTGCCGCCAGGGCCAGGGCTCGGCCTTCGCCCCGCCGCTCGACGAGACCCGGCTGCGGCGCGCGCTGGCCCGCCGCGCCTACCCGCTGCCGAGACCGCTCGGACCCCTGTCGGCGCGGCGCGCGTACCTCGCCGCGGACGCCCGTACGAGTGGCCGCGGCGAGGCCGGGCCGGGACGTGTCGTACCTCACCACGGCGCCTCCGACCTGCCCGAACACCGGGCCGTCGCAGGTCCGGGAGCGGGTCCGCATGGCGAGACTGTCATCCCACCTGCTTGA
- a CDS encoding acetolactate synthase large subunit, with product MTEHAASPRRGDTPAAHAPAPQHVVETMTGAQSLIRSLEAVGADTVFGIPGGAILPAYDPLMDSAKVRHILVRHEQGAGHAATGYAQATGRVGVCMATSGPGATNLVTPIADAYMDSVPIVAITGQVASKAIGTDAFQEADICGITMPITKHNYLVTDPAEIPRVIAEAFHIAATGRPGPVLVDIAKDALQATTTFRWPVETSLPGYRPVTKPHAKQIREAARLLVSAKRPVLYVGGGVIKAGATAELRILAELTGAPVVTTLMALGAFPDSHPQHLGMPGMHGTVPAVTALQKSDLLFTLGARFDDRVTGKLDSFAPYAKVVHADIDPAEIGKNRPADVPIVGDAREVLADLIVAVQAEFDAGHKGDYADWWEKLDEWKRTYPLGHEPAPGGLLSPQQVIERIGRLVGPDAIYAAGVGQHQMWSSQFIQFEKPGTWLNSGGAGTMGYAVPAAMGAKAGRPETAVWAIDGDGCFQMTNQELVTCALNDIPIKVAVINNGSLGMVRQWQTLFYNQRYSNTVLHAGPDHDGIEPPAQGTRIPDFVLLSEAMGCVGLRCERPEDLDAVIKQAMEINDRPVVIDFIVHQDAMVWPMVAAGTSNDEIQFARGVRPDFGDDLD from the coding sequence ATGACTGAGCACGCCGCATCCCCCCGCCGCGGGGACACCCCGGCCGCCCACGCTCCCGCTCCCCAGCACGTCGTCGAGACCATGACCGGCGCCCAGTCGCTCATCCGCTCGCTGGAGGCCGTGGGCGCGGACACCGTCTTCGGCATCCCGGGCGGGGCCATTCTTCCCGCGTACGACCCGCTGATGGACTCGGCCAAGGTGCGCCACATCCTGGTCCGCCACGAGCAGGGCGCCGGCCACGCCGCGACCGGCTACGCCCAGGCCACCGGCCGGGTCGGGGTCTGCATGGCGACCTCCGGCCCGGGCGCGACCAACCTGGTGACCCCGATCGCCGACGCCTACATGGACTCGGTGCCGATCGTCGCGATCACCGGCCAGGTCGCCTCCAAGGCGATCGGCACGGACGCCTTCCAGGAGGCGGACATCTGCGGCATCACCATGCCGATCACCAAGCACAACTACCTGGTCACCGACCCGGCCGAGATCCCCCGGGTGATCGCCGAGGCGTTCCACATCGCCGCCACCGGCCGCCCCGGCCCGGTCCTGGTCGACATCGCCAAGGACGCGCTGCAGGCCACCACCACCTTCCGCTGGCCGGTGGAGACCTCGCTGCCCGGCTACCGCCCGGTGACCAAGCCGCACGCCAAGCAGATCCGCGAGGCCGCGAGGCTGCTGGTCTCCGCCAAGCGCCCGGTCCTCTACGTCGGCGGCGGCGTCATCAAGGCCGGTGCCACGGCCGAACTGCGCATCCTGGCCGAGCTGACCGGCGCCCCCGTGGTCACCACCCTGATGGCGCTCGGCGCCTTCCCGGACAGCCACCCGCAGCACCTGGGCATGCCCGGCATGCACGGCACCGTCCCGGCCGTCACCGCGCTCCAGAAGTCCGACCTGCTCTTCACCCTCGGCGCCCGCTTCGACGACCGGGTCACCGGCAAGCTGGACAGCTTCGCGCCGTACGCCAAGGTCGTCCACGCGGACATCGACCCGGCCGAGATCGGCAAGAACCGCCCCGCCGACGTGCCGATCGTCGGTGACGCCCGCGAGGTGCTGGCCGACCTGATCGTCGCCGTGCAGGCCGAGTTCGACGCCGGCCACAAGGGCGACTACGCGGACTGGTGGGAGAAGCTCGACGAGTGGAAGAGGACCTACCCGCTGGGCCACGAGCCCGCCCCGGGCGGTCTGCTCTCCCCGCAGCAGGTCATCGAGCGGATCGGCCGGCTGGTCGGCCCGGACGCGATCTACGCGGCGGGCGTCGGCCAGCACCAGATGTGGAGCTCGCAGTTCATCCAGTTCGAGAAGCCGGGCACCTGGCTGAACTCCGGCGGCGCCGGGACCATGGGCTACGCGGTGCCGGCCGCGATGGGCGCCAAGGCGGGCCGTCCGGAGACCGCGGTCTGGGCGATCGACGGCGACGGCTGCTTCCAGATGACCAACCAGGAGCTGGTCACCTGCGCCCTGAACGACATCCCGATCAAGGTCGCGGTCATCAACAACGGCTCGCTGGGCATGGTCCGCCAGTGGCAGACCCTCTTCTACAACCAGCGCTACTCCAACACCGTGCTGCACGCCGGCCCGGACCACGACGGCATCGAGCCGCCGGCCCAGGGCACCCGGATCCCCGACTTCGTCCTGCTCTCCGAGGCGATGGGCTGCGTCGGTCTGCGCTGCGAGCGCCCGGAGGACCTCGACGCGGTGATCAAGCAGGCCATGGAGATCAACGACCGCCCGGTGGTCATCGACTTCATCGTCCACCAGGACGCGATGGTCTGGCCGATGGTCGCGGCCGGCACCAGCAACGACGAGATCCAGTTCGCCCGGGGCGTCCGCCCCGACTTCGGCGACGACCTCGACTGA